The sequence AAATTTCTCTCACCCCACTCATCCTCTGGGCCTCGTTTGAAATCATTCACCATGCCCATTCCCCTTCATCTGGCATGCCAACCACATTGGAGCACTTTATCCAGGAGAGAAGTGAAAAACTAAACACTAGGTTTATACACAGTACACCACTGTTAAACCAACCCAGGCAAAAATTAAGGACTCTTTCAATAaaacatctgtgtgtgtgtgtgtgttttattctcAGTAGGCAGACActagaagtttctttttttttcaacttcaaGTGCACTTAATTTAATATCAAAGATTTAAATTAAGATTCCATGAAATAACTGTCTAGATTTACATCCCTATAAGTGATCTCCACTGACAAATGCAGCAGAAAACCGTGCATTATCCAAACAACTTAAGCAAAATTGGCTAAATCTGTAGTTTTGAAAACTGGAGATTTAATTAGTCTAATATAatcattatttcaattattttctgaaCTTTGACAATATAGACCATTCCTTATTTTCTGATAGAGGTACTGACACCTGATGGGCAGTCAAAATTGATCCTGTCAATCTCTCTTAATTTCAATTTCCATCAGCTACTGTATCTCTGAGGAAGCAAATGGAGGCTCTATAGCATTATCTGAACAAACCAAAGTTACTGTACTTACCACATTAAAGTTGATATTAGAAGACCAACGCCTATACAATCTATGAATACAACCCAAAGGAGCAGCTTTATCGTCTCAAAAAATCCCATGTCGAGCACAAAGCCAAATCCTATAGTGGACACTGAAAGAAAGATTTACAAGATTTATTCAGGCACTTCGTTAGGTTCTGGGGATACAGGGGACAGTCCTTGCCCTCCAGATGCCCACAGTCCAGTGGGGGAGAAAGACACATAAACAGTACTCTGAGGAAGTACGATCTACAATTGCTGTAGAAATGCTTTCCACCTGGGAACACAGATGGCCCTGCTGAGCTATTTTAAGCTTACGGAGGGGCGCTCCTTGTCTGGCTAGTTCACCGTGGTGGCCCCAGCATTTAGAGTAGCTCAGTACAGAGAAGGTTCTCACATAGTTTAACTTCACTTAAAGAGGAAAAAACCTTACACACTTCAACATCCTAACCGTGGTTAGGACTCTTTTGCCACACTAATGGAGAACTTAAAAATAGTCTCTTAAGCTCACGTCTGTACTTGCAGACCTCTCCTTCCGGGTCTGCCTGATTGTGAAATACAATTTCCAATCTTGATATTTTCAAGTTGGTATCTGGGTATTGTTTATTTATCAGAGTTGTTAGAAAGCATGGACTGCATCTCTCTTGCTTTTCAAAGTCCCAAGGAGACAGTTTACTCTGGTATCTGCTTGGGACCTGTAGAACCAGGAAGAATGTACCCTTTTTTCCTGTGAGATTTTTGAGGtttcagaaagaaggaagagacagcTTCAAATATCCCCAAATTCTGACCCACAATACATTAATTACAAAAGATCCTCTGAATTCAAGTTCAATCTTAAACGCTCGCTTTGTTCAACTGCTGCAGGTAAATTAACACTCACCACAGAGCCAGACACTCAACAGAACCAAGAAGGCAGGGTCATCTCTGGCCCACTGATCCTTTGTCTGCTTTCGATAGTGAAAGTTTCTGTAAACCCTCTGTGGGGAAGTGAACAGGTAGAGCATCTGCCAGGCAGCAAACTCAAAGTCCATCTGCCGAAACCTGAAAAGCCTTCTCAAGTATTTGTAGCGTTTTGCTCCAGCTGTATGTCTTGCTGCATCCCTGGAACTCAAGGCTCCGTTCCCCTGCAGCTGGGAATTCACTGAAGTGCTTGGTAACATCTTcctagacagaaaaaaagaacttcTCTTTTATAAGTAATCTGAAGAAAATTTTGGCTACTTACATCtctttttctagttattttcGCAGGGAGGCCAGTATAGTTTTCATCTCCAATTCTTGAGAACAGTGAAGGGGTCAACAATGAACAGAGATGTTTCTAAGACTTGTTTCGGAGCTCGAGAACTGCTTATTGCACTCAGGCTCGCGTGGCCCTGCACGGCTCTGAACTGCACTTAAGCCCGGTCCAAGTGTCTGGCACACTTCACCTCACTCAATCCTCAGACAGCCCGAGAGGTACCTGCTCTTATCCCAGGAAGGGAGTCAGGCACTGGGCGGGGAAGTGACGTCCCCATTTTCACAGCGATAGTGAGGGAATCAACATTCGAATTCCGTGCTCTTAACTACCACGTTCTTAAGGAAAAGTCTTTGTTTCAACTGATAAGAAAATGTTACCGAGGACACAAAATAAATGGCCTATTCACACAGGTCCATCGGCGTTTGGCCAGCAAGCTCTTCTCCGACTATAATGTGGTAAAAACAACGCCAAGCTCAGATCCCTAATGCGTTCCTCCCCGAATAGCTCAGCAGAAGGAATGCCGGCGTGGGATTTCGGCCGGGCCACCGAGAAGCCGGGAGCGCCCCCGCAGCCCCGTCTCCACCGCCGCTGCGCAGCCTAGGGCCGCGGGCAGGGCCGCCAGATCGAGCAAACAGACTACGGGACGCCCAGTTAAATGTGAACGTGAGTcaaacaatgaataatttcttACGCTGTGTGCCCCACTCCATATTTCAGACATGCTTACGCTGAAAAACTACTTGTCTGAAATCCGAATTTAACTGGGCGTCCCTTCTTGTACCTGGCAACTCCCCCCGCGCGCCGAGGAGCCGGCCCTGGGCTTGGCCACTCCCGGTCGCGAGCGACCCCGGGCCTCACCTGGAGCCCCTCCGCGGCCGAGGCCCGGGTCCCCGCTACTTCCGCCCGGCCGCCGCCACCTTCCCTTCCGGCAGTGCAGGCGGCGCACGGGACGTGCTGGCGTTACGCGGACCCACTTCCGCCTCGCGCGCGGCCTCTCGCGCTTCCGTAGTTCTCCCCGCCCGACCGCCGGGGCCGCCGGAAGTGATGGCAGTGGGCTTCCGGTTTCCTCTGCCGCGGGCGTCGCTGGCGTCCAGCGAGCGGTAGCTGTTCCAGTCCGAAGCGGGTGGAGGCCGGAGCGGAGGCGCTCACGATGCCCCGGTATTATGAGGACAAGCCGGAGGGCGGCGCGTGCGCGGGCGTGAAGGAGGACCTGGGCGCCTGTCTCCTGCGCTCGGACTGTGTGCTCCAGGTAGTGCGACCGGCCCCGGGCGCGCGGGGTTGTCGCTGCGTCCAGAATCGGGTGGTGAGGGGCAGACCCTGGCCGAGGTTCTCCGGACGACCCGCGGTGGCGGCGAGAGACGGGGCTTGGAGTTAGTAGTCCAGGGTGTAGCTCACGGCTTTGTTTTACCGAACCTGCAAATCCACTGACGTGCCGAAACCCCTGTTCCCTTCAGTGTTAAATTGGTGATAACGCCACCCCTCCTTTTGGGTTTTTGTGCAAGTTTAACTGTTTCGGTTCGAGGAGCATTTATTAACTGTTGTTACTCTGTTAGGTACTGGAGACCAAGGAAAACAGGACAGGTCTCGTGCGCGCCAGGAAGTTTGAGATGAATTAGTTCAGAGACTTACATACACTTGGTACAGGTATTGGCttgtattttctccattctgtgtTCAGCTGTGATTGAACGTATACTCTATTTTCCTTGCCTTGGTTGGGATTTGTTTCTGAGTTTCAGTTCTAGACATTCCATATTGTGGGCACTTTGTGTCTTGCTTCCTTCCCCTGCGCTCGCCCTTCGCCACAGACAGGTGGCTCAGGGCCTAATGAGAATGCACGGAGCTTCACAGTCGACCCAGGACGTGGGTTCTGGTTTAGAGACCAAGTAAAGCACAAGTACCTTTTCCACTTCCAAGGGCCCCATGAGAAAAGCAGTCAATTGTGTGCAATTGTTTTTGCCATTTGGAGGTAAATGTAATTTCAGAAAGTTGGGCACATTTTGAAGAGTCTTCCATGAGGCTAGATCAGCAGTTCCACTGAGTGAGGATTTATGTTTGGTTTAATGAACTTAGCAGTCAGCCAGAATGGCCTCCCAGTGTCTAGTAAAACTTCAGAGCTATGATTAAGAGGCTACCTCATCCATTTTCCTTATACAGGTTGGGGAAACCGAGGTCTCTTCTTCAGTTTCCCCTCTCCAGAGCTGTTTCCAATCTAGCTTTATTCTCTAGTTTCTATATTCAGCCACCTCCTACTAAAATACCTGTTATGTGGCACACCTGTGCCAAACACTGTTGATACAAAGATGAATCAATTATGATCACTACCTACCTAAGCTTGTTCTGATGGAATAAACATATACAGAAGGGGCTGAATTCTTGTAATAAGGGTTGTGTGAGTATTTagttaatatttgtttaatggaTAGATTTAGGAATAAAATACCTAGTGTGAAAAACTGATTTTGCTTGAGAATTTTGGAAACTTCTCCAAGAAAGTAACATTTGAGCTGACATAGTTAAAGGTTGAGTAGGAATTTAGCAAGTAAAGCAGTAGAGGAGTTGGTAGGAAAGGGGGGAATCTGAAAGAACAGTGACAGGGTGTGGGAGGGTCAGGAGAAGCTAGTGCCCTGTGGGGCATGGAAAGCAAAACAGAAGGCCTGAGAGGAAGGCTGCAGCAAGGTGTGAAGGAGCTTGGATTTTTATCTTGACATTCAGTATCAGGAAGGCCTTGGTAATGAGTAATTGAGGGAATAAAGTGCATAGAGTAGGACCGAGGAAAGACACTGGAAGTGAAGGAGGATTCTGGTTGCAAGGATGATACCAAGTTGGTTTTTGCAATGTTTGATTCATTTCTTTAGCAAACGTTTGAATGCCAAGCTCTGATTCAGAGAACTTACAGATTAATAAGACACATTCTCTCCTGTATTGAAATCAGATCTCTGGAAAGCTAGGAAGCTGTAGGCAGAGATAGTGACCAGAATACCTAGCATGGACTTTGCTTTCCCACCATTGGGTATGTGGCCTTGCTGATGCCGGATTTGTTCAAGAACTAGAAGAACCTGATGTTTGTAAACAGTTCCTTAAATGGAAGTGTGTTTATAGTTTGTGTTAAATTCATTCTGAATGGGGTCTTCAACTGGAATATAAAAGGGCCGTAGTGAGGCAAAACATTGAGCTTTCCAGGTCCATGGACGATGCCTTCCCTTCTTGGGTGGTGTTACTAGCAGCTGCAGACCACCACTTCCCACTGGGGACACTGACAACCACGGGAAGTGCTGCTCTGATCTGTGCCTGCTCAGTGTAGCTACCTCATTTATAAGATGTTGATTCCTTAGTTAATTGAATAAAGAGGAAATTCTGATCTTATGGCAGTCTCTTCTTGCTAATTTGTAAGCCCCCTGAAAAGCTGCAGCACCTCATTCTGGGGAAGGATTCAATATAAATGATTATTAACTCTAGGTTCTGTGATGGGAGATAGTTAAGGAATATAGGGGCTCAGAGAAACTCGGTAATGGTAATAAGAGTGTAAACTCCAGTGGAGCTGTGatggataaacaaggaaaaagcAGTTTCAAGAGGCATTTTTTGGGTAGATGTCTTGGGattttgtgattcatgggagatCAAAAAGGGGCAAAGTTGAAACTGTGCCTAAGGAACCTCAGTCATCAGAGGTTCTCTCCTTTGTGTCTCTATGAATAGCCTGCTAGCTCTTCATCAGTGGAAAAGTACAGATTCCACTGCTGCCCTCCCTGCACCCCCCATCCCccttcataaataaagttttccaGGTTGGATCTTGGGCACAACCGTGTTTGGGAACCACGGACCTTGACCTCAGAAGGCAAAAAAGTTCAGTGGTGTATTAGTTAGCGTATAGGTTCAGCTACATATTACATAGACCCAGAATAACAGTGGCTGTTTAAACAAGATAGAGAGTTCTTTCTTGTACTGCCATAATTACAAGTAGGTCCTGAGTAGCTCTGCTTAGTGTCCCATGGAGCCAGATACCAGTGATCTCATGGTTGTAGGTGCTGGGATGGGATACAGTATGTTGCTTTCCCACACATGGGCTGAAATTGGCTTACTTCCACATTGTCAGGTCTAGTGACACCATGGAGtaaagtggggagggggcaggtctTTTTCCATTACATACCAACCTAGAAGTTTTATACAGCTGATTCTCATTATTGACTCGATTTGTGGTCTGTAAAGTTGCCGCAAACACTAAATTAGCAAATAGTGTATTTCCTAGGGGAAATACAGCGTCAGGTTCCTACAAGCGTCTGATCACAACAGTTTCATCACCTGATcaatatgtgttctagtttgctaatgctgcagaatgcaaaacaccagagatggataggcttttataaaacgggggtttatttcactacacagttacagtcttaaggccacaaaacgtccaaggtaacacatcagcaatcgggtaccttcaccggaggatggccaatggcgtccggaaaacctctgttagctgggaaggcacgtggctggcgtctgctccaaagttctggttacaaaatggctttctcccaggacgttcctctctagcaagcttgctcttcttcaaaacgtcactcacagctgcactccatccagtctctttgagtcagcatgttttatatggctccactgatcaaggcccaccctgaatgggtggggtcacacctccataggagtatcccaccgaagtcaccacccacagctgggtggggcacattccaagcaaatctaaccagcaccaaaacgtctgtcccacaagaccacaaagataatggcatttgggggacacaatacattcaaaccggcacattccaccccctggaccccaaaatgacattatctttccaaatacaaaatacattcatcccacaataccacagaaacttaaatcatttcagtaacaatagttaagtacaaaatcccatcaaactcaaatataggcgtggtcagtcctaaggcaaacttttcctttagcttggatctgtggacttagaacaagttatatgcttccaatatacaaaggagggacattcataggataaacatttccattgccataaggagaaacagtaaggaaaacagggttaacaggaccaaaacagttcttaaaacctgcaggacaaactccattagatttcaaggtctgagagtcattaacagaacaacgttgcatccttggggcttgagagagtgggagcctaactcttcctaagggccttttcggcagccctttcctctccaaatgcttaggtgagtgctccaacatacccacacattggggagaccaccttctcggccccaccctcctcaaacatcggggctgctcccggattcccttccatctccggggcacacgatcaaccccttcagaacagtgtggtggcagccaggctctccccaattccctgggaatgtgctccaccctctttgggacctgaggtggcaaaactcttccagagcatcgaggtggaatgcccgccctcaacctccagggcaaactcacccttcccatgcatgtgggctgctctgctctcccagcccgagacctcttgactccagacctcaacctccatggctctgtctttgaagagatttttcctttaattttttccttgtctgtctcctccagtccagaccggcaatggctctgtctataaagatctcgcaaaaattctgttggctttgcatgaagcatgcaggggtcaaagccatcagacaataggactttccacaaatcctttctggataattccatctccaatcttggcttgtactgaaatggcggctgggttccatgtttggttatgtcctcatgttgggctgtagcttctgggattccaccccttggaagcctggaattttccaagccaccagcttctggtttctttgaacccaagagttcagttctaagttcatctctctctgctcgcattttactataagctgcaaggagaagccaggatacctcctccacatgtagtctggagatctcctcagctaagtattccaggttgttgcttccagattcttccttccatctgacaccaggactcaattttgccaaattctctgccactttataacaaggattgcctttcttccaattcacaacaacacattcatcatctctgttcaaggcctcgtcagaagtatctttagagtccatatttccacaaacagtctctctaaagcagttttggccttttctatcaagctccttacaagtcttccagaaactccccattatccatttaaaaagccgttccaacatgtttggtatttgcaaactcagcagcaaaagcaccccactcctggtaccaaaatctgttctagtttgctaatgctgcagaatgcaaaacaccagagatggataggcttttataaaacgggggtttatttcactacacagttacagtcttaaggccacaaaacgtccaaggtaacacatcagcaatcgggtaccttcaccggaggatggccaatggcgtccggaaaacctctgttagctgggaaggcacgtggctggcgtctgctccaaagttctggttacaaaatggctttctcccaggacgttcctctctagcaagcttgctcttcttcaaaacgtcactcacagctgcactccatccagtctctttgagtcagcatgttttatatggctccactgatcaaggcccaccctgaatgggtggggtcacacctccataggagtatcccaccgaagtcaccacccacagctgggtggggcacattccaagcaaatctaaccagcaccaaaacgtctgtcccacaagaccacaaagataatggcatttgggggacacaatacattcaaaccggcacaatatgtAACCTTTTTTATGTGCCTTTCTGTTGAAAGACGCCTTATTTCTTATATATTGTTGGTTCCTTAATGTTTAACTCATGGCCAACAGCATTATTACTAATGCCTGGACAAAGGCTATTTAACGCTCACATTTTCTCGGGAAAGCACATTAAAGCCTTCTTGCGCTCAGGAACACTGGACAGCTCTTCACAATGTGCTCGGGGCTATTTTAAGCAATGGCATCACcagcataagaaaaaaatgagaagtgtGTCagtaactataatgtgaaaagaacactcattttacagatgagagctgaaaaagaaagcaGAGCATTGCCTTGTTCAACCTCAGTTGGAACATGCTCTGGGCATGTTCACAAATGACCCCAAAAGTGCTATGAGTATTGATTTGAGGGTTACAAGTAAATTTCAGTAAACAGGCAAATTCGCAAATACAGATCCATGAATAATGAGCACAGACAGTGCTTCAATTCCCCCTCACATCCCAGTGGCTAGAGCTTGGTCACATGACCACACcgactgcaagggaggctgggaaatctAGCCCAGCCCTCTGCCCCGCTGAGAAGGAAGCCTGGCTCTTAAGGGACAACTAGCCTTCTGCCTGCTGGGGTAGACTGGGGAGAGTGAGGAATTAACCTTTCCGTTACGTTTGAGGGGTCCAGAGGGAGCTCTCCACCAGGCAGTTGGAAATACAGTGGAGAGTTGTGGAAAAGGTAACATCTTAGATACAGTTTGGAGAGGCCGCAGCTTATGGATTCTAGTTTTCAGTCTTTGGTCTGTGGGTAGCACCCccgccctccccctccctcccagcaaTATCTCATCACAGAGTTCCGGGAGAAATGAAGAGCGCAGTGAAGCTTGCTTCtctgctcttttatttttcaaaaaattcagtttattgggatatattcacataccatacagtcatccatggtgtacagtcagctgttcacagtaccatcatatagttgtgcattcatcaccccaatttttgaacattttcctcacacctgaaaaagaataaaaataagaataaaaaatagaagtaaaaaagaacacccaagtcattccatcccacccatcccaccctatttttcatttagtttttgtctccatttttctactcatccagccatatactggataaagggagtatcagccacaaggttttcacattcacacatcacaccatgtaagctacatagttatacaatcatcttcaagaatcaagggtactgggttgcagtttgacagtttcaagtatttcctgctagctattccagtacactaaaacctaaaaagggatatcttatAATGTGTAAGaacaccctccagaatgacctcaactccacttgaaatctctcagccactgaaacttaattgtgtttcatttcgcttcccccttttggtcaagaagattttctcaatcccacaatgcctggtccagattcatcctccgGACTCATAACCtccgttgccagggaggtttacacccctgggagtcaggtcccaaataggggagggcagtgggttcacctgccgaattggcttagctagagagaggcccacatcagagcaacaaagaggttcttgggggaggcccttaggcacagttataagtaggcttagcctctcctttgcagtaaccagcctcataagggcaagccccaagatcaagggcccagcataccaaattgtcagtcttcaatgtttttgagaatatcagcaataacccaggtggggatgtccaacatttctgcattttgcaCCAGCAACTCAGGGGGgaactgcaaatatttttattctctgcccaaattactttgggatgtattgctatttcacattaacctgtacaaacctaccagatctcacttcctattcaaagttccatgtaattatgctgtttaaataaactgactgacaagttaaattatttagtgtgctgtagaagaaatatatcctataccaaataaacatctcttcccttggtctcatacagaagttgaagttttaaaacacagtcaatattgtcctttaccctttggcctgatttgccttattcctaaccagatcTCTTACATTcctatctctagttgaagtctggactcttgttcagctttttttaaaatagttgttatatgcgctaatactgatactcatagctgccaagctctagctctcagtttcagttgtcacacagatacccaaaattccagagactgaccgatacacaaagagatcagcatctcagaatttggagatagtcattacaactcaggaatagatttgactgctttaagagattacaatctagggaccattacaataagtgttcccctgataagctgtgctctaagactcaattctcatagtttacacattatagttagtacatattggtgaggcattatcaTGTTTGTTTTCtcgtttctggcatatttcactcaaaatgctgtccattcaccttgttgcctGTCTCAGTCACTCCTttttgcagttgctcagtatcccattgtatgcctacaccacagttcaccattctgttcataagttgatgcacccttaggccatctccacccattgcaaatcatgaatactgcctccatatataccagtgtgcaaatgtccattcatgtccctgctctcagctctcccaagtatatacctcatagtgaggttgc is a genomic window of Choloepus didactylus isolate mChoDid1 chromosome 17, mChoDid1.pri, whole genome shotgun sequence containing:
- the UNC50 gene encoding protein unc-50 homolog — its product is MLPSTSVNSQLQGNGALSSRDAARHTAGAKRYKYLRRLFRFRQMDFEFAAWQMLYLFTSPQRVYRNFHYRKQTKDQWARDDPAFLVLLSVWLCVSTIGFGFVLDMGFFETIKLLLWVVFIDCIGVGLLISTLMWFITNKHLVKPQSRDYDVEWGYAFDVHLNAFYPLLVILHFIQLFFINHVILTDTFIGYFVGNTLWLIAVGYYIYVTFLGYSALPFLKNTVILLYPFAPLILLYGLSLALGWNFTQTLCSFYKYRVK